The DNA sequence CATGAACGTCCCGACACACAGCAGCAGAACGTTGATCGTTAGCAGGATCACGATCGGATTTGCAGACAATCCCAGCAGCGCCGCGCTAACAGTTTGCGGAATGTTCGCCATCGTCATGATCCAGCTCATGCCCGAACTGGCACCGATCAACAGCATGACAACTGCCGTCGTGATACCGGTTTGCAATAATAGATCGGGCAGTTCTTTCAGCTTGATCTCTCGGTAGACCACTACCGACAGCAAAAATGCGTAAACAACCGCGATGGCGGCCGCTTCGGTGGCAGTGAACACGCCCGCCAAGATTCCTCCAATGACCACGACAATCAGAAACAGACTCAGAAAAGCGCGTCGAAAGTTGACCAGAATCTCTTTCAACGAAGCGCGTGGTTCCGAGGCGCAACTATTCCGAACTGCAAACCCACCGCATACCAACATGATGAACAGTCCGGTGACGATCCCGGGGATGATTCCGGCCATGAACATGGCAGCGATCGAAACCGATCCCGCAGCGACCGAATAGACGATCATGATGTTGCTCGGAGGAATCAATAGACCAGTCGTCGCGGCGGTCGTGGTCACGGCGACGTTGAATTCTCGGTTGTAACCCTTGCGATTCATCTCCGGGATCATGAACCCGCCCACCGACGAAACGGCGGCTGCTGCTGATCCAGAAATCGAACCAAACAGCATGCAAGTCAATGTATTCACGTACGCCAATCCGCCAGGAAGGAAACCAACCAACGTCGCGGCGAAATCGATCAGTCGCGTGGCCATTCCGCCACGTCCCATTAAATGACCGGAGAGAATAAAGAACGGAATCGCCAACAGGGCGAAACTGTTGACGCCATTGGCCATGTTCGCGGCGACGACCACCGAGGGATCCGAACCTTCGGCAAGGATCGCGACAAACGTGGACAGCGCGATCGCAACCGCGATCGGCACGTCCATCACCAGTAGCAACAGAAAGACAGTCACCAGAATGAGCGCAACGGTTCCCACTATTCGAGGTCTCCCGCGGCCGAGGTCTCGAGACCCGAATCACCCAGTTTGTCGGCAGGTGTGGCGATCCTTTCCAACAGGTTCTCAATGGTGTAAAGAACCATGAACACACCCGAGATGGGCAACGCGAGATAGACATAACCCATCCGCCAGCCCAATGCGGGTGTTACTTGCTCCATAGCGAACGTATCGCTAACCACCCGAGCGCCACCATAGAGAAAGATAGCGAAGGCAAAGAACAGGACGATCAAATGGCCAATCACGGCCATGCTCTTGCGAGCGTCCACATGGAACTTGCCGACGAAATAGTCCACGCCCAAATGGCCTTTAGTGCCGAACGCGACAGCACCACCAAGCAACGTGACCCAAACGAGCAAAAACCGAGCAAGCTCTTCGGTCCAATTAGCCTGTTGTCCCATGGCGTAACGAGTGAAGACGCCCCACACAACGTCCAGCACCAATAAGGCGACGGCAACCATCAGTACGATTTCCAAGAATCGCGTCATCCTCGTTTTTAGTTTGATAATCAACGCACGCATTATTCTTGCTTCGCCTCGACTTCCGAGGTGCTCGTTTCTGCCCCGTCGCCTTGTGCGGCGATCTGCCTGAGAAGCGTTTGCACCTCGGGGTTGGCGACACCCGCCAACATCGGCTCGACCTTAGCCGCGAAAGCAGACGTGTCGACTTCGTAGATCTTTACCCCTTCGCTCTTGGCTTGCTCCATCGCCTCGACAGTCATCTTGCGCCACAACTCACGCTGATAAGCCGACGATTCCAAAGCGGCCTCTTGGACCCACCGCTGCACTTCAGGATCGAGCCTGCTCCACACTTTCGTGCTGATCAATAACATGTCTGGGATGCGAGTATGCCCGTCCAGCGAAAGGTGCTTGCAGACTTCGTAGTGCTTGCTCGAAGAAAAACTCGGCAGGTTGTTTTCAGCTCCGTCGACCGTGCCTTGGGCCAGCGATGAATACAGTTCGCCCCAAGCGATTGGTGTAGGCGATCCGCCCATCGCCTTGACCATATTGATTGCGGTGGAGCTATTCATCACCCGGACTTTCAAGCCTTCCAGATCATCCGGAGTACGGATCGGCTTGCTCTTGGTGTAGAAATGGCGACTGCCGGCATCGTAATAACAAAGCCCGCGCAAAAACTTCGATTGGCCATCCTGCAGAAGCTTCTTGCCGATCTCACCCTCTAAGACAGTCCAGCAGTGCTCGTCGTCTCGAAACACATACGGGTAGCTGAAGACGGACATCGCCGGAATGAAATTTTCCATCGCCGCCGCAGACGTTTTCGTCATCGCGAGCGAGCCGTTTTGC is a window from the Lacipirellulaceae bacterium genome containing:
- a CDS encoding TRAP transporter small permease produces the protein MTRFLEIVLMVAVALLVLDVVWGVFTRYAMGQQANWTEELARFLLVWVTLLGGAVAFGTKGHLGVDYFVGKFHVDARKSMAVIGHLIVLFFAFAIFLYGGARVVSDTFAMEQVTPALGWRMGYVYLALPISGVFMVLYTIENLLERIATPADKLGDSGLETSAAGDLE
- a CDS encoding TRAP transporter large permease, translating into MGTVALILVTVFLLLLVMDVPIAVAIALSTFVAILAEGSDPSVVVAANMANGVNSFALLAIPFFILSGHLMGRGGMATRLIDFAATLVGFLPGGLAYVNTLTCMLFGSISGSAAAAVSSVGGFMIPEMNRKGYNREFNVAVTTTAATTGLLIPPSNIMIVYSVAAGSVSIAAMFMAGIIPGIVTGLFIMLVCGGFAVRNSCASEPRASLKEILVNFRRAFLSLFLIVVVIGGILAGVFTATEAAAIAVVYAFLLSVVVYREIKLKELPDLLLQTGITTAVVMLLIGASSGMSWIMTMANIPQTVSAALLGLSANPIVILLTINVLLLCVGTFMDMTPAVLIFTPIFLPVVEQLGMHPVHFGIMMIANLCIGLCTPPVGTCLFIGCGVGKTTIAKVTKTMLPFFASMIIALMVITYVPVASLWLPVQTKQLKAEDVQKSTFMRGDEIAAP
- a CDS encoding TRAP transporter substrate-binding protein yields the protein MNRSLSLFVAGLLVGCLVATVGFAMFVRYQSQQITGGGARQLVLKLGHTQDTSHPVHQGMERMKQRLEELSGGTVTIDIYPSAVLGSETQCIEQLQNGSLAMTKTSAAAMENFIPAMSVFSYPYVFRDDEHCWTVLEGEIGKKLLQDGQSKFLRGLCYYDAGSRHFYTKSKPIRTPDDLEGLKVRVMNSSTAINMVKAMGGSPTPIAWGELYSSLAQGTVDGAENNLPSFSSSKHYEVCKHLSLDGHTRIPDMLLISTKVWSRLDPEVQRWVQEAALESSAYQRELWRKMTVEAMEQAKSEGVKIYEVDTSAFAAKVEPMLAGVANPEVQTLLRQIAAQGDGAETSTSEVEAKQE